Proteins found in one Fulvitalea axinellae genomic segment:
- a CDS encoding arsenate reductase family protein, with protein MRKVYYLSTCDTCKRILKELNISDEIEKQDIKTEKITEEQLEEMRKMAGSYEKLFSKVARKYRELKLKDKNLGEEDFKKYILEEYTFLKRPVFILNDEIFIGNSKKTVLAIGQKLGGTLI; from the coding sequence ATGAGAAAAGTATATTATTTATCCACATGTGACACCTGCAAACGCATACTGAAAGAGCTTAACATCAGTGACGAAATTGAGAAGCAGGACATCAAAACCGAAAAAATCACTGAGGAACAACTGGAAGAAATGCGGAAGATGGCCGGCAGTTACGAGAAGCTTTTCAGCAAAGTGGCCCGTAAATACCGCGAACTGAAACTGAAGGATAAAAATCTGGGCGAGGAAGATTTCAAAAAGTATATACTGGAAGAATACACCTTCCTTAAGCGTCCCGTTTTTATTCTCAACGACGAGATTTTTATCGGAAACTCCAAGAAGACCGTATTGGCCATAGGCCAAAAACTGGGCGGGACTTTGATCTAA
- the gap gene encoding type I glyceraldehyde-3-phosphate dehydrogenase gives MSTIKVGINGFGRIGRLVFRAIQERENIEVVGINDLLDVDYIAYMLKYDSVHGKFGGTVAVEDGNLVVNGKTIRVTAERDPANLNWGAISAEYVVESTGFFLTKETAEKHIQAGAKKVVLSAPSKDDTPMFVMGVNHTEVKPEDTIVSNASCTTNCLAPVAKVLNDKFGILEGLMTTVHAATATQKTVDGPSMKDWRGGRSAINNIIPSSTGAAKAVGKVIPSLNGKLTGMAFRVPTADVSVVDLTVRLEKGASYEEIKAAMKEASETSMAGVLAYTEEAVVSQDFVSDAHTSTFDAAAGIALNDNFVKVVSWYDNEWGYSNKVVDLVAHIASL, from the coding sequence ATGTCTACTATTAAAGTTGGTATCAACGGATTCGGACGTATTGGTCGTCTGGTTTTCCGCGCCATCCAGGAGAGAGAAAATATCGAAGTTGTTGGAATCAACGACTTGCTTGATGTAGATTACATCGCATACATGCTCAAGTACGATTCAGTTCACGGAAAATTCGGCGGTACTGTAGCCGTTGAAGACGGGAACTTGGTTGTAAACGGCAAAACTATCCGCGTTACAGCTGAAAGAGACCCTGCTAACCTGAACTGGGGAGCAATCTCAGCTGAGTACGTTGTTGAGTCTACTGGTTTCTTCTTGACTAAAGAAACTGCAGAGAAGCACATCCAAGCTGGCGCTAAGAAAGTTGTATTGTCTGCTCCTTCTAAGGACGACACTCCAATGTTCGTAATGGGCGTTAACCACACTGAGGTTAAGCCAGAGGACACTATCGTATCGAACGCTTCTTGTACTACTAACTGCTTGGCTCCTGTAGCTAAAGTATTGAACGACAAGTTCGGTATCTTGGAAGGTTTGATGACTACTGTTCACGCCGCTACCGCTACTCAGAAGACTGTTGACGGACCTTCTATGAAGGACTGGAGAGGTGGACGTTCTGCCATCAACAACATTATCCCTTCTTCTACTGGCGCTGCTAAGGCCGTAGGTAAAGTTATCCCTTCACTCAACGGTAAGTTGACTGGTATGGCTTTCCGCGTCCCTACCGCTGACGTTTCTGTAGTTGATTTGACTGTTCGTTTGGAGAAAGGCGCTTCTTACGAAGAGATCAAAGCCGCTATGAAAGAAGCTTCTGAAACTTCTATGGCTGGCGTTTTGGCTTACACTGAAGAGGCTGTTGTTTCTCAGGACTTCGTTTCTGACGCGCACACTTCTACTTTCGACGCCGCTGCCGGTATCGCTTTGAACGACAACTTCGTGAAAGTTGTTTCTTGGTACGACAACGAGTGGGGTTACTCTAACAAAGTAGTTGATTTGGTAGCTCACATCGCTTCTTTGTAA
- a CDS encoding aspartate carbamoyltransferase catalytic subunit, with translation MDQLSTKHLLGIKDLTEQDLQLIFSTADHFKEVINRPIKKVPSLRDITIANVFFENSTRTRLSFELAQKRLSADVINFAASNSSVKKGETLLDTVNNILSMKVDMIVMRHSSPGAPHFLAKHIDAHVVNAGDGTHEHPTQALLDTFSIRRQLGDVAGKKVVIVGDILHSRVALSNIFALKKLGAEVMVCGPSTLIPKYIDTLGVKVSHNVKEALAWCDVANVLRIQLERQQIKYFPSLREYSTYFGVNKQILDELDKEIVIMHPGPINRGVELSSDVADADNAIILDQVENGVAIRMAVIYLLAGGTAA, from the coding sequence ATGGACCAACTGAGCACCAAACACCTTCTGGGCATTAAGGACCTTACCGAGCAGGATCTGCAATTGATCTTCAGCACGGCCGATCACTTCAAGGAAGTGATCAACAGGCCGATAAAAAAGGTGCCGAGCCTAAGGGACATTACCATTGCCAACGTATTTTTTGAGAATTCTACCCGTACCCGCCTTTCTTTTGAGCTTGCGCAGAAGCGCCTTTCGGCGGACGTTATCAACTTTGCGGCTTCCAACAGTTCCGTAAAAAAGGGTGAAACCCTGCTTGACACGGTCAACAATATCCTTTCAATGAAAGTGGATATGATTGTGATGAGGCATTCCAGCCCCGGAGCGCCCCACTTCTTGGCCAAGCACATCGATGCGCATGTGGTTAACGCCGGAGACGGAACGCACGAGCACCCGACACAGGCTTTGCTGGATACTTTCTCTATCCGCAGACAGCTGGGAGACGTGGCCGGAAAGAAAGTCGTGATCGTGGGAGATATCCTCCACTCTAGGGTGGCGCTTTCCAATATCTTCGCCCTCAAGAAGCTGGGCGCCGAGGTAATGGTTTGCGGACCGTCAACCCTGATTCCGAAGTACATCGATACGTTGGGCGTGAAGGTGTCCCACAACGTAAAAGAGGCTTTGGCTTGGTGCGACGTTGCCAACGTATTGCGTATTCAGCTTGAGCGTCAGCAAATCAAGTACTTTCCGTCATTGCGCGAGTACTCGACCTATTTCGGCGTGAACAAGCAGATTTTGGACGAGCTGGACAAGGAAATAGTGATTATGCACCCGGGCCCGATCAACAGGGGCGTGGAATTGTCGTCGGACGTGGCCGACGCCGATAACGCCATTATCTTGGATCAGGTGGAGAACGGTGTGGCCATACGCATGGCCGTTATATATTTGTTGGCTGGCGGTACCGCCGCTTAG
- a CDS encoding TonB-dependent receptor domain-containing protein, with product MRNLYYALVGLFLISFQSAFAQTKMEGKVVDLDTKEALVGVMLGIEGTKVSAQTDIDGRFSLSIPENLTSRKLTVSFVGYEKQLFPVSASSSLVIKLKSSNVLQEVVVQSSLAGKKPASQIATAYDRVAVDDLADKQSFNSVADLMNGRSGSMQLYNVNGKVGTGIRFNTRASATFSLQRDPIVFIDGIRVNTSNISDVSSAQESLGGLNDLNPNDIESIEVLKGPAASASYGSEAANGVVFITTKKGSNEDISVNVKYSEGVNVLANDYDYLVNNDPINDFYTTGNVRDIYGSVNGRSGEYGRFNVSFNHRDAESHVPGNSDVRQSFKGRYDYTREKYSFGFSNQYSVGEVVMPPTGSGKYDATWNLVRNQTPWPYLMEESWEAREVKYNNNRFLGNFYATYSPIENLEFKSVFGYDKNNVDGLSLMPYGYAYGSTTKGQKTLSNREDTNLNWEVSATYSLTVAEGHDLSATLVSQLNSSKSEFGSTTVKDFAGPGSDGMGSGGTITNTNEDTFEKRTHGIYGEVTYGFQNKLYVTTGLRRDASNLIGSNVSSIWYPQANVAYNLSEEDFMPEAFDMFKLRVAYGESGRLPHPEDATTTYKAVQTPDGPSYITYIKGNPDIKPERTREWEFGTDITIGPLDFNVTYFDQRTVDAIIYTDLKPSEGWPTTNAKYAQNAGEIEGNGFELAVNYRAYESADGRFGVNIFGNVNRQESEVVDTQGQEFTYFASTIQEGLPAYAFYSQKSQGAKFNEDGTYKGEVVGEYEYMGNPFPEYQGSFGLDLKLFRNFSASALFTFATNFQIYNISARNIARSGDNYEAKESAKENMNSHPVGSPEYIRWANELSKYESSRGNFIEDGDFLRLSNVTLSYDLTDLAHRIVDKSKISHVTLSATGSNLWLSSGYSGTDPLVAGEGGSSAKRGMSHIGSDWTSVPAPKTFMFTLSVGI from the coding sequence ATGAGAAATTTATACTACGCCCTAGTCGGGCTATTTTTGATCAGCTTCCAAAGCGCCTTTGCGCAAACAAAAATGGAAGGCAAAGTAGTAGACCTCGACACCAAGGAAGCTTTGGTTGGCGTAATGTTAGGAATTGAGGGGACAAAGGTTAGCGCCCAAACCGACATTGACGGTCGCTTCTCTTTGAGCATCCCAGAGAATCTCACTTCAAGAAAGCTAACTGTTAGTTTTGTCGGATATGAAAAGCAATTATTTCCGGTTTCCGCTTCCAGCTCTTTGGTTATCAAACTGAAAAGTTCAAATGTTCTGCAAGAGGTTGTAGTACAATCCAGCCTTGCGGGCAAAAAACCGGCCTCGCAAATCGCGACAGCGTATGACCGAGTGGCAGTGGACGACCTAGCCGACAAGCAGTCCTTCAACTCCGTAGCCGATCTTATGAACGGCCGTAGCGGAAGTATGCAACTCTACAACGTAAACGGAAAAGTGGGTACCGGCATCCGATTCAACACCAGAGCCAGCGCCACTTTCAGCCTTCAACGCGACCCTATCGTGTTTATTGACGGTATTCGCGTTAATACATCCAATATCAGCGATGTCAGCTCGGCCCAAGAATCTTTGGGCGGTCTCAACGACCTTAACCCGAACGATATCGAGTCTATCGAAGTGTTGAAAGGACCAGCGGCTTCCGCTTCTTACGGTTCCGAGGCCGCCAACGGCGTAGTGTTCATCACCACGAAAAAAGGCTCGAACGAAGATATCAGCGTTAATGTCAAATACTCCGAAGGCGTAAACGTGCTGGCAAACGACTACGATTACTTGGTCAACAACGACCCTATCAACGACTTTTACACTACGGGTAACGTCAGGGACATTTACGGATCGGTAAACGGTCGCTCAGGCGAATACGGCAGATTCAACGTGTCGTTTAACCACCGCGACGCGGAAAGCCACGTTCCCGGCAACAGCGACGTACGCCAAAGCTTCAAAGGGCGCTACGACTATACCCGCGAAAAGTACAGCTTCGGATTCAGCAACCAATACAGCGTTGGCGAGGTGGTGATGCCCCCTACCGGATCCGGAAAATACGACGCTACATGGAACTTGGTCAGAAACCAAACGCCATGGCCGTACCTTATGGAAGAATCTTGGGAAGCTCGCGAAGTAAAATACAACAACAACAGGTTCCTCGGAAACTTTTACGCCACTTACTCACCGATTGAGAATTTGGAATTCAAATCCGTATTCGGTTACGACAAAAACAATGTTGACGGCCTTTCGCTTATGCCATACGGCTATGCGTACGGCAGTACAACTAAAGGTCAGAAAACACTTTCGAACCGTGAAGATACAAACCTGAACTGGGAAGTATCGGCCACTTATTCTCTTACGGTAGCGGAAGGACACGACCTTTCGGCCACATTGGTCTCGCAACTTAATAGCTCTAAGAGCGAATTCGGATCCACTACGGTTAAAGACTTTGCCGGACCGGGCTCTGACGGAATGGGATCGGGAGGAACGATCACAAACACCAATGAAGACACATTCGAGAAACGTACGCACGGTATCTACGGTGAGGTGACTTACGGATTCCAAAACAAACTCTACGTAACCACTGGTCTTCGTCGCGACGCTTCGAACTTGATCGGTAGCAATGTCAGCTCTATCTGGTATCCGCAAGCCAATGTCGCTTACAACCTCTCCGAGGAAGACTTTATGCCGGAGGCTTTCGATATGTTCAAACTCCGTGTCGCTTATGGCGAATCCGGACGTTTGCCACATCCGGAAGACGCCACCACGACTTACAAAGCCGTCCAGACTCCTGACGGGCCAAGCTATATCACTTATATCAAGGGCAACCCGGACATCAAACCCGAGCGCACGCGCGAATGGGAATTCGGAACCGACATCACAATCGGGCCACTTGACTTCAACGTCACTTATTTCGACCAAAGAACTGTTGACGCCATTATTTACACGGATCTGAAACCGTCTGAAGGATGGCCTACCACCAACGCCAAATATGCCCAAAATGCGGGCGAAATCGAAGGCAACGGATTTGAGTTGGCCGTAAACTACAGGGCTTACGAAAGTGCCGACGGACGATTCGGGGTTAACATCTTCGGTAACGTCAACCGCCAAGAAAGTGAAGTTGTGGATACCCAAGGACAAGAATTCACTTACTTCGCCTCCACTATTCAGGAAGGCCTCCCGGCTTACGCATTCTACAGCCAAAAATCGCAGGGTGCGAAATTCAATGAGGACGGAACTTACAAAGGCGAGGTTGTAGGCGAATATGAATACATGGGAAATCCGTTTCCGGAATACCAAGGCTCGTTTGGCTTGGACCTGAAACTTTTCAGAAACTTCAGCGCCAGCGCCCTGTTCACCTTCGCCACGAACTTCCAGATTTATAATATCAGCGCCAGAAACATCGCCAGATCGGGCGACAACTACGAAGCCAAGGAAAGCGCCAAGGAGAATATGAACAGCCACCCAGTCGGCTCTCCCGAATATATCCGCTGGGCTAACGAATTGTCGAAATACGAAAGCTCTAGAGGTAACTTCATCGAAGACGGCGACTTTCTCCGCCTCAGCAACGTTACGCTTTCTTATGACTTGACTGACCTGGCCCACAGAATCGTGGACAAATCAAAGATAAGTCACGTAACTCTTTCGGCTACAGGCTCCAACCTTTGGCTATCTAGCGGATACAGCGGAACAGACCCTCTCGTGGCGGGCGAAGGCGGAAGCTCCGCCAAACGAGGCATGTCGCACATCGGTTCCGATTGGACTTCGGTTCCAGCCCCGAAAACGTTCATGTTTACGCTTAGCGTAGGAATCTGA
- a CDS encoding PepSY-associated TM helix domain-containing protein, with product MPRKNQADFREWSRRIHLYLGLITGAVTLLTCLTGAILVFEDELGPYVYPERYDFVPTSEKVELETYRHIIEKDNSILSNGKVTGARVFGPDYLAYQFFVSNKEKQRRTVYANPYKVEILDVSESKKEFFHTVEMLHRNLLLEKVGKQITAYCTVAFIVLLISGIILWVPKSKKGWKTRFKVKLKGASWKRLNYDLHVVLGFYVAVFGLILSLTGLVWSFDFIRGGIISLGTNRGKEKPKSEIIKDKSQSTITLDEAHKLITEDFEEIWRTTIRVSSKKDGTAWGAVTHADSPHENGYDAVHLDKYSGKKLKTEKFEDLPAGDKLYRYMYPIHIGTIFGMPTKILAFITCLIGFGLPITGLIMWIIKGKRLPGISSRRKKKVSRGLKAKTL from the coding sequence ATGCCAAGAAAGAACCAAGCTGACTTTAGAGAATGGTCTCGACGGATTCACCTATATCTGGGATTAATCACCGGAGCCGTAACCTTGCTCACTTGCCTGACTGGCGCAATTTTAGTCTTCGAAGACGAATTGGGACCGTACGTTTATCCCGAAAGGTATGACTTTGTCCCAACATCGGAGAAAGTGGAACTAGAAACTTACCGTCACATAATCGAGAAGGATAATTCGATACTGTCAAACGGAAAAGTCACCGGAGCCAGAGTCTTCGGACCGGATTATTTGGCGTATCAATTTTTTGTTTCCAATAAAGAAAAACAAAGGAGAACCGTTTACGCCAACCCCTACAAGGTTGAGATTCTAGATGTTTCCGAAAGCAAAAAGGAGTTTTTCCATACGGTGGAAATGCTTCACAGAAACCTATTGCTGGAAAAAGTCGGCAAACAAATCACGGCTTACTGCACGGTGGCTTTTATCGTTTTGCTCATTTCCGGAATAATTCTCTGGGTTCCCAAAAGCAAAAAAGGTTGGAAAACCCGCTTCAAGGTAAAATTAAAAGGAGCCTCATGGAAAAGGCTTAACTACGACCTCCATGTCGTACTTGGCTTTTATGTCGCTGTTTTCGGCCTTATTCTTTCCCTAACCGGCCTAGTTTGGTCATTCGATTTTATTAGGGGCGGAATAATTTCTTTGGGCACGAACAGAGGAAAAGAAAAGCCAAAATCGGAGATTATAAAAGACAAAAGCCAATCAACAATTACGCTTGATGAGGCTCATAAACTCATTACCGAAGATTTTGAGGAGATTTGGAGAACTACAATCCGCGTTTCGTCCAAGAAAGACGGAACGGCTTGGGGAGCGGTAACTCACGCAGACTCACCGCATGAAAACGGCTATGACGCCGTGCATCTTGACAAATATTCAGGCAAGAAACTGAAAACCGAAAAGTTTGAGGACCTACCGGCGGGAGACAAGTTATACCGCTATATGTACCCTATCCATATCGGTACAATATTCGGTATGCCCACCAAAATCCTCGCCTTTATAACATGCCTGATCGGGTTTGGGCTTCCAATTACAGGGCTGATAATGTGGATAATCAAAGGAAAGCGCCTTCCCGGGATATCTTCCCGTCGGAAGAAAAAGGTTTCCAGAGGTCTAAAAGCAAAAACACTCTAA
- the ade gene encoding adenine deaminase, whose product MQGRIKGNIVDIFNKEIYPGELVFAEGKITEVKRLEAETVLERYIMPGFVDAHVHVESSMLVPSEFARMAVCHGTVATVSDPHEIANVLGVDGVDFMVENGKQVPFKFFFGAPSCVPATVHETAGAVIDVEGVRELLGREDIHYLAEMMNWPGVLARDGEVMAKIKAAHDAGKPVDGHAPQLRGEQAKAYAEAGITTDHECVSEAEARDKLIHGVKVQIREGSAAKNYEALKPLISEHADRMMFCMDDTHPNHLIDGHINTLVRRALADGFDLFDVLRMVTLNPVEHYKLDVGLLREGDEADFIVTDGTGVDFEVLGTYISGERVAEEGRTLIGPVEVEPVNRFVSREILPDAFGLEAKTDKMRVVTVEDGQIVTGQEIMSVKEKDGMAVADPETDVLKLAVISRYDDKPPAVAFIRGFGFGAGAVASTVAHDSHNIIAVGADDESMAKAVNVLMESKGGLSVVGDAGTDVLPLPVAGLMSAQDGFELAGEYDEIVRKAGELGTRLHDPFMTLSFMALLVIPELKLSDQGLFDGRKFEFVDLFV is encoded by the coding sequence ATGCAGGGAAGGATTAAAGGCAATATCGTTGACATTTTTAATAAGGAGATTTACCCGGGTGAGCTGGTTTTCGCCGAAGGCAAAATAACTGAAGTCAAGCGCTTGGAGGCCGAAACGGTACTTGAGCGCTACATCATGCCCGGTTTTGTTGACGCCCACGTGCATGTGGAAAGCTCGATGCTGGTGCCTTCCGAATTCGCCCGTATGGCGGTGTGTCACGGGACGGTGGCTACGGTGTCGGATCCGCACGAGATTGCCAACGTCTTGGGCGTGGACGGCGTGGATTTTATGGTGGAGAACGGCAAGCAAGTGCCGTTCAAATTTTTCTTCGGGGCGCCGTCGTGCGTTCCGGCCACTGTGCACGAGACGGCGGGCGCCGTAATCGATGTGGAGGGAGTCCGTGAGCTTTTGGGCCGTGAGGATATTCATTATCTGGCCGAAATGATGAACTGGCCGGGCGTGTTGGCCCGTGACGGGGAAGTGATGGCCAAGATAAAAGCCGCCCATGATGCCGGAAAGCCGGTGGACGGCCACGCTCCCCAACTGAGGGGAGAGCAGGCCAAGGCCTACGCCGAGGCGGGAATCACCACCGACCACGAGTGCGTAAGCGAAGCCGAAGCCAGGGACAAGCTGATCCACGGAGTGAAAGTGCAGATACGCGAAGGCTCGGCGGCCAAAAACTACGAGGCGCTGAAGCCCCTGATATCCGAGCACGCCGACCGGATGATGTTCTGCATGGACGACACGCACCCCAATCACCTGATCGACGGGCATATCAATACTTTGGTGCGCAGGGCCTTGGCCGACGGCTTCGACCTGTTTGATGTGTTGAGGATGGTGACACTCAATCCCGTTGAGCACTATAAGCTTGACGTGGGCTTGCTAAGGGAAGGCGACGAGGCCGATTTTATTGTAACGGACGGCACGGGCGTGGATTTCGAAGTCTTGGGCACGTACATCAGCGGGGAACGTGTGGCTGAAGAGGGCCGGACGTTGATCGGTCCTGTGGAGGTGGAGCCGGTGAACAGGTTTGTGTCGAGGGAAATCCTTCCCGATGCGTTTGGGCTGGAAGCCAAGACCGACAAAATGCGGGTGGTCACAGTGGAAGACGGCCAAATAGTGACTGGCCAAGAGATAATGTCCGTAAAGGAAAAAGACGGAATGGCCGTGGCCGATCCCGAAACGGACGTGCTGAAGCTGGCCGTGATCAGCCGTTATGACGACAAACCGCCTGCCGTGGCCTTTATCCGGGGTTTTGGCTTCGGGGCCGGGGCGGTAGCCTCCACAGTGGCGCACGATTCGCACAATATCATCGCCGTGGGGGCGGACGACGAGTCTATGGCCAAGGCCGTAAACGTCCTGATGGAATCGAAGGGTGGCCTAAGCGTGGTCGGTGATGCCGGAACGGATGTGTTGCCGTTGCCGGTGGCTGGCTTGATGTCGGCGCAAGACGGATTTGAGCTGGCCGGCGAATATGACGAAATAGTCAGGAAGGCCGGGGAGCTGGGCACGCGGTTGCACGATCCGTTTATGACGCTTTCGTTTATGGCTTTGCTGGTTATCCCTGAGCTGAAACTCTCTGATCAGGGGCTGTTCGACGGCAGGAAATTCGAGTTTGTGGACCTGTTTGTATAA
- the pyrR gene encoding bifunctional pyr operon transcriptional regulator/uracil phosphoribosyltransferase PyrR — protein sequence MQKRLIMGGSLLDVTLRRLAQELIENHGDFSDSALIGLQPRGTFLAQRLKAKLEEELGKEVGLGFLDITFYRDDFRRRERPLAANQTDIPFLLEGKKVVLVDDVLFTGRSVRAALDAMMAFGRPGKVELLTLANRRYGRDLPIEAHYTGKSFDTVRSQRIEVEWTEQGHDEDRVWLTDSE from the coding sequence ATGCAGAAACGACTCATAATGGGCGGGAGCCTGCTGGATGTCACGCTTAGACGTCTGGCGCAGGAGCTGATCGAAAACCACGGCGACTTCTCCGATTCCGCGCTTATCGGACTTCAACCCAGGGGAACCTTTTTGGCCCAAAGACTAAAAGCCAAACTGGAAGAGGAACTTGGAAAGGAAGTGGGGCTTGGCTTTCTGGACATTACATTTTATAGAGACGACTTTAGAAGAAGGGAACGTCCACTGGCAGCAAACCAGACGGACATTCCCTTTTTATTAGAAGGCAAAAAAGTAGTGTTGGTCGACGACGTTCTGTTTACAGGACGTAGCGTCCGCGCAGCGCTTGACGCCATGATGGCCTTCGGCCGACCTGGCAAGGTGGAGTTGCTTACGCTGGCCAACCGTCGCTACGGGCGTGACTTGCCCATCGAGGCGCACTATACCGGCAAGAGCTTCGATACCGTGCGGTCGCAACGTATAGAGGTGGAGTGGACCGAACAGGGCCACGATGAGGACAGGGTTTGGCTGACCGACAGCGAGTAA
- a CDS encoding IS5 family transposase has translation MIKTSSSQLSIEGFLDPEIGRLNPENRWVKLANSIPWAELGLVYESKMSTGKGSPCKPARLVIGALIVKHKLNVSDAEAIEQIKENPYLQYFVGLGSFTTEKAFDPSLFTTVRKRLGYGDFNRMSSLLQHEGIRIAEGDRDEGSKDGHSGDAEDDKRVVSCDATVAPQEIPYPTDLGLLATARVQSEKIIDLLWPVARDSGLSKKPRTYRDKAHREYVGATRKKRKGAEFWRVCARRQLNYLERNLRHIDSLIEANKGVIRLKSRFLKILMVLHEIARQQSLMLETGANRVDGRIVNVFQPHVRPIVRGKNGSDTEFGAKLSVSLHEGYSYLDKAQWDAYYEGDAEVIRGHIDSFGERNPEMKLGKFVGDKIYGNRNARQTMSGAGVEFVGSPLGRPPSSPEKIRERKENRTLHQRHRSRAEGKFGEVKRGHGLDKIQARRADTSLSWIACIFFVANLKRFQSEIFFDLVFLSWKYGIWLQDGDKKQEKTVWQNILAG, from the coding sequence ATGATCAAGACAAGTTCCTCGCAATTGAGTATAGAAGGTTTTTTGGACCCGGAAATAGGGCGCCTTAACCCGGAAAACAGATGGGTGAAGTTGGCCAACTCCATCCCCTGGGCGGAATTGGGTTTGGTCTACGAATCGAAAATGTCGACGGGCAAGGGCAGTCCGTGCAAACCGGCCCGGCTGGTCATCGGCGCGCTGATCGTGAAGCATAAGCTGAACGTTTCGGACGCCGAGGCGATAGAACAAATCAAAGAAAATCCGTATCTCCAGTATTTCGTGGGACTCGGCTCGTTCACCACGGAAAAGGCCTTTGACCCTTCGCTGTTCACGACGGTCCGCAAGCGGCTCGGGTACGGGGATTTTAACAGGATGAGTTCGCTTTTGCAACACGAGGGGATCCGTATTGCGGAGGGCGATCGGGATGAAGGGTCCAAAGACGGGCATTCCGGGGACGCCGAAGATGACAAGCGGGTTGTCTCCTGCGACGCGACGGTGGCGCCGCAAGAGATTCCATACCCCACGGACCTTGGGCTGTTGGCTACGGCGAGGGTGCAGTCGGAGAAAATCATCGACCTCCTTTGGCCCGTCGCCAGGGATTCCGGTTTATCCAAAAAGCCCCGGACTTACCGGGATAAAGCCCATAGGGAATATGTCGGGGCGACGAGAAAAAAGAGGAAAGGAGCCGAATTCTGGCGCGTGTGCGCACGCCGACAGCTGAATTATCTGGAACGGAACCTACGGCATATCGACAGCCTCATAGAGGCCAACAAGGGCGTTATACGCCTAAAAAGCAGGTTTTTGAAGATTCTGATGGTGCTTCACGAAATCGCCAGGCAACAGTCGCTCATGCTGGAGACCGGTGCCAACAGGGTGGACGGCCGCATCGTGAACGTCTTCCAGCCCCATGTCCGGCCGATAGTCCGGGGCAAAAACGGAAGCGACACCGAGTTCGGCGCCAAATTGTCCGTAAGCCTTCACGAAGGCTATTCCTATCTGGACAAGGCGCAATGGGACGCTTACTACGAGGGTGACGCGGAAGTGATCCGCGGGCACATCGACAGTTTCGGGGAGAGAAACCCGGAAATGAAGCTCGGCAAATTCGTCGGGGACAAGATTTACGGAAACAGGAACGCCCGGCAGACCATGTCCGGCGCGGGTGTGGAATTCGTGGGCTCCCCGTTGGGAAGGCCTCCCTCAAGTCCCGAAAAAATCAGGGAACGCAAGGAAAACCGGACGCTTCACCAACGGCACCGGAGCAGGGCGGAAGGAAAATTCGGGGAAGTGAAACGGGGACACGGATTGGACAAAATACAGGCAAGGAGAGCGGACACTTCGCTTTCATGGATCGCCTGCATTTTCTTCGTGGCCAACTTGAAAAGATTTCAGAGCGAAATCTTTTTTGACCTTGTTTTCTTGAGCTGGAAATACGGGATATGGCTTCAAGACGGCGACAAGAAACAGGAAAAGACTGTCTGGCAAAATATCCTAGCTGGGTAG
- a CDS encoding STM3941 family protein: MNDATNIKVNKLRIAFPLVLCLLFILMGISLVFQKSTDGSDAYFTFTKAIGYLNIGMFGVGAVILCYRMFGDNRGLVMDHSGIGDFTGIIQKPDLVRWSDITGFKVIRQFTARLVAVEVKNPEAYIKKQKSESARRKAEADFKKYGTPVFLNATFLAVSKDKLIQQLDEALDKYGKRKK; the protein is encoded by the coding sequence ATGAACGACGCAACAAACATCAAAGTAAACAAACTCAGAATAGCGTTCCCATTAGTCCTTTGTCTACTGTTCATCTTGATGGGCATTAGCCTTGTTTTTCAGAAAAGCACAGACGGTAGCGATGCTTACTTTACTTTTACGAAGGCTATAGGCTATCTGAACATTGGCATGTTCGGGGTGGGTGCGGTGATTCTCTGTTACAGAATGTTTGGCGACAATAGGGGCTTGGTCATGGATCACAGCGGAATAGGGGACTTTACGGGCATTATCCAAAAGCCGGACCTGGTTCGTTGGTCTGATATTACTGGCTTTAAGGTTATCAGACAATTTACGGCCAGGCTTGTAGCCGTGGAGGTGAAAAACCCCGAAGCCTATATCAAAAAACAAAAAAGCGAGTCGGCGCGGCGCAAAGCCGAGGCGGACTTTAAGAAGTACGGAACCCCAGTGTTCCTGAACGCTACGTTTTTGGCGGTTTCCAAAGACAAGCTGATCCAGCAACTGGACGAAGCTTTGGATAAATACGGAAAGAGAAAGAAATAA